In Lotus japonicus ecotype B-129 chromosome 5, LjGifu_v1.2, one genomic interval encodes:
- the LOC130718411 gene encoding uncharacterized protein LOC130718411: MVFTLVVRHGGWFGSSPYWHYFGGAKSEFHDLDESKWSYSKNVEIVKGLGYKEFDLLWLPDEDVDWHVFRNYTTDMDAKEFAKYAVGNDHEGVIFVDNLSKDPPTLPTALKEKKKDANKNVKVQKLRVRKSGRLQAMVRQGTNKGPPEVVELSDDEQFPNEVAML, translated from the coding sequence ATGGTTTTTACACTGGTTGTGCGACATGGTGGTTGGTTTGGAAGTAGTCCTTACTGGCATTACTTCGGTGGTGCCAAAAGTGAGTTCCATGATCTTGATGAGTCTAAATGGTCCTACTCTAAGAATGTGGAAATTGTCAAAGGTCTTGGCTACAAAGAGTTTGATTTACTGTGGCTTCCTGATGAGGATGTTGACTGGCATGTTTTCAGGAATTACACAACAGATATGGATGCCAAGGAATTTGCTAAATATGCAGTTGGAAATGACCATGAAGGTGTTATATTTGTGGACAATCTATCCAAAGACCCTCCCACTCTACCTACTGCAttaaaggaaaagaagaaagatgcCAACAAGAATGTTAAGGTACAAAAACTAAGGGTGAGAAAGTCAGGTAGGTTGCAAGCAATGGTGAGACAAGGAACAAATAAGGGACCTCCTGAAGTTGTAGAGTTATCTGATGATGAGCAATTTCCTAATGAAGTTGCAATGCTATAA
- the LOC130718410 gene encoding uncharacterized protein LOC130718410, with protein sequence MLQQTAADNDDGEKRDETDLCGGYESEDLESVPTDSEQEGIPRRRFERFNEDDMGPDFKFTLGMEFISLTQFKEALTDYCMKNNREYKFKKNDSKRCRVVCLSDGCPFVILCSKVGNKQTYRIKTLKGEHTCARVFDNKSANVRWVKKNLLNKIRTVNKISTNEIVDDFRVNLGIGITRYRAWKGKKLATEEVDGAAEMQYTLLWRFSNELRRRDAGNTCKINFVTPRASLHPRFLRFYMCLEGCKRGFLGGCRPFIGLDGCHLKTKHGGILLSAVARDPNEEYFPLAFAVVESENKDSWRWFMELLMDDIDPTRSSRWCFISDQQKGLMEVFKEELLQGCDHRLCVRHLYANLKTKFGGGVLLRNLMMAAAKATYEEEWREKMQLIKEKNLLAFEWLMEKPTSSWCRHAFSIWPKCDVIMNNLSESFNAAIILARDKPILTMMEWIRTYVMGRFPKMMEKLNNWTGQIMPKPLKRIGFEVGKSKNWIPRQVGNEKFEVRHAHTLQRHVVSLRDRKCSCKFWEINGFPCRHAVCGINFKGYDPKSYVDDCYKRGAFRATYEHEITPLPGPDQWIVTPNDPECILPPLFKRGAGRPKKLRRRDPYDDPNPNKLKRGGAFVRCSRCNQYGHNKKGCKNPIEEEIEIDAAELDAQMDAVLEKLLETESQQATAAPAPGDETHQPTTGQNKKEKKGNKRCSVCKQYGHYKTSCKKYPKKTPNEPISLPGIVIREPTSATVQVPHNNGKQKEKVPEIPRSFDDGCIKSKYIAALIHDNGGATTSCSMVENPEPGSSDPAGSVADAGHQMEIIEEEGGGNVPTQCSVVMDNTLGGST encoded by the exons ATGCTTCAACAAACTGCAGCAGATAATGATGATGGGGAAAAGAGAGATGAGACAGATTTATGTGGAGGCTATGAGAGTGAGGACCTTGAAAGTGTCCCCACTGATAGTGAGCAGGAAGGGATTCCTAGGAGAAGGTTTGAAAGATTCAATGAGGATGACATGGGCCCAGATTTCAAATTCACATTGGGTATGGAGTTTATATCACTTACACAGTTCAAGGAAGCCCTCACTGACTACTGTATGAAAAATAACAGGGAATATAAATTCAAGAAGAATGACAGTAAGAGATGCAGGGTTGTATGCTTGAGTGATGGCTGTCCATTTGTGATCTTATGTAGCAAAGTTGGAAACAAACAGACTTATAGAATCAAAACTCTTAAGGGAGAGCACACATGTGCAAGGGTTTTTGATAATAAGTCTGCCAATGTTAGatgggtgaagaaaaatttGTTGAACAAAATCAGGACTGTAAACAAAATTAGCACCAATGAGATTGTTGATGATTTCAGGGTAAATCTGGGAATTGGAATTACCAGATACAGAGCTTGGAAAGGTAAGAAGTTGGCAACTGAGGAGGTTGATGGAGCTGCTGAAATGCAATATACTTTGCTTTGGAGATTCAGCAATGAGTTGAGAAGGAGGGATGCAGGTAACACATGCAAAATCAACTTTGTGACACCAAGAGCTAGCTTGCATCCTAGGTTCCTCAGATTTTATATGTGCTTAGAAGGGTGTAAGAGAGGGTTTCTGGGGGGATGTAGGCCATTTATTGGCTTGGATGGATGTCATCTGAAAACAAAACATGGAGGGATCCTTTTGTCAGCTGTAGCTCGTGATCCAAATGAGGAATACTTCCCCCTTGCCTTTGCTGTGGTTGAATCAGAGAACAAGGACAGTTGGAGGTGGTTTATGGAGCTGTTGATGGATGACATTGACCCTACAAGGTCAAGTAGATGGTGCTTTATCTCAGACCAACAAaag GGTTTGATGGAAGTCTTCAAAGAAGAGTTGCTCCAAGGTTGTGATCATAGGCTGTGTGTGAGACACCTGTATGCAAATTTGAAGACAAAGTTTGGTGGTGGAGTTCTTTTAAGGAACCTGATGATGGCAGCCGCAAAAGCTACATATGAAGAAGAATGGAGGGAGAAAATGCAGCTCATTAAGGAAAAGAATCTGCTTGCCTTTGAATGGTTGATGGAGAAACCAACATCTTCTTGGTGCAGGCATGCATTTAGCATTTGGCCCAAGTGTGATGTCATCATGAACAACCTCTCGGAGTCCTTCAATGCTGCAATTATTTTGGCCAGAGACAAACCTATTCTCACTATGATGGAGTGGATTAGGACCTATGTCATGGGGAGGTTTCCAAAGATGATGGAGAAGCTTAACAACTGGACAGGTCAGATTATGCCAAAGCCACTTAAAAGAATAGGATTTGAGGTGGGAAAGAGCAAGAACTGGATTCCTAGGCAAGTGGGAAATGAGAAGTTTGAAGTTCGTCATGCTCACACTTTGCAGAGGCATGTTGTAAGCTTGAGGGATAGGAAATGCAGCTGCAAATTCTGGGAGATCAATGGCTTTCCTTGCAGGCATGCAGTGTGTGGAATTAACTTCAAGGGTTATGATCCAAAGAGCTATGTTGATGATTGTTACAAAAGAGGTGCTTTCAGGGCTACTTATGAACATGAAATCACTCCACTTCCTGGCCCTGACCAGTGGATTGTGACACCAAATGACCCTGAGTGCATTCTGCCACCACTGTTTAAGAGAGGTGCAGGGAGGCCCAAAAAATTGAGAAGGAGGGACCCATATGATGACCCTAATCCAAACAAGTTGAAGAGAGGAGGTGCTTTTGTGAGGTGTAGCAGGTGCAACCAGTATGGACACAATAAGAAAGGCTGCAAAAACCCAATTGAAGAAGAGATAGAGATAGATGCAGCAGAGCTTGATGCCCAGATGGATGCAGTACTGGAGAAATTGTTGGAGACTGAATCACAACAGGCCActgcagctccagctccagGTGATGAAACACACCAACCAACAACTGGTCAGAATAAGAAAGAG AAAAAAGGTAATAAGAGGTGCAGTGTGTGCAAGCAATATGGTCACTATAAGACAAGTTGTAAGAAATACCCAAAGAAAACCCCCAATGAACCAATTTCTCTACCTGGGATTGTGATAAGGGAACCAACTTCTGCTACTGTCCAAGTCCCTCACAATAATGGAAAACAG AAAGAAAAGGTACCTGAAATTCCTAGATCTTTTGATGATGGCTGCATTAAAAGCAAATATATAGCTGCACTAATTCATGACAATGGAGGGGCGACTACTTCATGTTCTATGGTTGAAAATCCTGAACCTGGCAGCTCAGATCCAGCAGGTTCTGTAGCAGATGCAGGACATCAAATGGAAATAATagaagaagaaggtggaggAAATGTTCCAACACAGTGCAGTGTTGTGATGGACAACACCCTTGGAGGTTCAACTTGA
- the LOC130718412 gene encoding uncharacterized protein At4g04775-like, translated as MDSSSGFKGSTASSSRSRQRPRSAGARANCPCGLPLIIYTAGTRVNSERRFLRCRNWHLPGTCNFFFWIDDPVDERQPRHVEADTDISEIDNSSNSVLPGPDLKKKMKKLKKKVEIETFHKNVARLIALISWIVTVLVFLYGKSLKG; from the exons ATGGATAGTTCTTCTGGTTTCAAGGGTTCCACTGCTTCCTCCTCTCGTTCCAGGCAGAGGCCACGATCTGCAGGTGCAAGGGCTAACTGTCCTTGTGGTCTTCCTCTCATTATTTACACTGCTGGTACTCGAGTGAACTCAGAAAGGAGGTTTTTGAGATGCAGAAATTGGCAT TTACCAGGCAcatgtaatttctttttttggatTGATGATCCTGTTGATGAAAGACAACCCAGGCATGTAGAGGCTGATACTGACATTTCTGAGATTGACAATTCATCTAACTCTGTGCTTCCTGGACCtgatttgaagaagaagatgaagaagttaAAGAAGAAGGTTGAAATTGAGACATTTCACAAGAATGTTGCACGGTTGATTGCTCTGATTTCTTGGATAGTCACAGTTCTGGTGTTTTTGTATGGCAAGAGTTTGAAGGGTTGA